In Halobaculum sp. XH14, a single genomic region encodes these proteins:
- a CDS encoding O-methyltransferase: MVLSDEATRFVRAAGPEHTEVQERMAALARERRFPNIGPDAGGVLRMVARLTGAETVFEFGSGFGYSASWFLRGGADRVVLTEFDEDELERGEEFLTEAGLADCCQFEHGDALAAVERYDGPFDVVLVDHQKERYEDAFHSVAPKVAEGGVVVADNIMYGPIDFHSLLAHMEGEPRAIDIDDEPSRGVACYLDAVRDDPAFETLVLPVGSGLAVSTKVEETGDRSDPVDT; encoded by the coding sequence ATGGTGCTCTCGGACGAGGCGACCCGGTTCGTCCGCGCCGCCGGGCCGGAACACACCGAGGTACAGGAGCGAATGGCAGCGCTGGCCCGCGAACGGCGGTTCCCGAACATCGGCCCGGACGCGGGCGGCGTCCTCCGCATGGTCGCCAGGCTCACGGGCGCGGAAACGGTGTTCGAGTTCGGCTCCGGCTTCGGCTACTCGGCGTCGTGGTTCCTGCGGGGCGGGGCCGACCGGGTCGTGCTCACCGAGTTCGACGAGGACGAACTCGAACGGGGCGAGGAGTTCCTGACCGAGGCCGGCCTGGCCGACTGCTGTCAGTTCGAGCACGGCGACGCGCTGGCCGCTGTCGAGCGGTACGACGGCCCGTTCGACGTCGTCCTCGTCGACCACCAGAAGGAGCGCTACGAGGACGCCTTCCACTCGGTCGCGCCGAAGGTCGCGGAGGGCGGCGTCGTCGTCGCGGACAACATCATGTACGGCCCCATCGACTTCCACTCGCTGCTGGCACACATGGAGGGCGAACCCCGCGCGATCGACATCGACGACGAGCCCTCACGCGGGGTCGCCTGCTATCTCGACGCCGTCCGCGACGACCCGGCGTTCGAGACGCTCGTCCTCCCCGTCGGCTCCGGACTCGCCGTCTCGACGAAGGTCGAGGAAACCGGCGACCGCTCGGACCCCGTCGACACGTAG
- a CDS encoding DUF5803 family protein produces MRRRRVLALLALVGMLLLSGCLGFFGDDSVPAERLDQEPAGDGYAWNESVDVHVTVRADSTFQGVYRVNGSELVLYRNDGLGGRNPLDVRAVRYRYPNGTVIDGSTLAERGSVRETRDEVTIRTPVAGGQVAFTAESTPKRFVVPTYVEGSYEVVLPPDRDVSVPVFGRVSPGGAETRTDAQDRVHVTWDEVATDTVLVQFYLERDLSLFGGLLAVFGALAIVGVAYYRRQIRELRETREEMGLDVDVGDDDGRDPPPGRR; encoded by the coding sequence ATGAGGCGACGCCGGGTCCTCGCGCTGCTCGCGCTCGTGGGCATGCTCCTCCTCTCCGGCTGTCTCGGCTTCTTCGGCGACGACTCGGTCCCGGCAGAGCGGCTCGACCAGGAGCCGGCCGGCGACGGCTACGCCTGGAACGAGAGCGTCGACGTCCACGTCACCGTCCGCGCCGACTCCACGTTCCAGGGCGTCTACCGGGTGAACGGTTCGGAACTCGTTCTCTACCGGAACGACGGGCTGGGCGGCAGGAACCCGCTCGACGTTCGTGCGGTCCGCTATCGCTACCCCAACGGCACGGTCATCGACGGCTCGACGCTCGCCGAGCGCGGGAGCGTCCGGGAGACGCGCGACGAGGTGACGATTCGCACCCCGGTGGCGGGCGGCCAGGTCGCGTTCACCGCCGAGAGCACGCCGAAACGCTTCGTCGTCCCGACGTACGTCGAGGGCTCCTACGAGGTCGTCCTGCCGCCCGACAGGGACGTCTCCGTCCCGGTGTTCGGTCGGGTCTCGCCCGGCGGCGCGGAGACGCGGACCGACGCTCAGGACCGCGTCCACGTCACCTGGGACGAGGTGGCGACCGACACCGTCCTCGTGCAGTTCTACCTCGAGCGGGACCTCTCGCTGTTCGGCGGGCTGCTCGCGGTGTTCGGCGCGCTGGCCATCGTGGGCGTCGCGTACTACCGGCGACAGATCAGGGAGCTCCGGGAGACCCGCGAGGAGATGGGGCTCGACGTCGACGTC
- a CDS encoding DUF2110 family protein → MVVLATKCYVTGDARDRALDGMASLVANDLGELDVESDVGVRHDDFVSVTVDGPDATVARNLLRERWGEVTDHFTDGETYRGTLESWDEEGFVLDAGREIRIPVAGIGLGAGSPAQIRDRFGLVQHLALRFVYDGDGDHELADAERDRLYDWTRGDGRVNVNSATRGEVRATVNRAGHAQDIVTVERLGLLEQSIVCTEGTDPPGLLAAIGGYLPAELKAVIP, encoded by the coding sequence ATGGTCGTCCTGGCGACGAAGTGCTACGTGACCGGCGACGCGCGCGACAGGGCCCTCGACGGGATGGCCTCGCTCGTCGCCAACGACCTGGGCGAGCTCGACGTCGAGTCCGACGTGGGTGTCCGCCACGACGACTTCGTCTCGGTCACGGTCGACGGCCCGGACGCGACGGTCGCACGGAACCTCCTCCGCGAGCGGTGGGGCGAGGTGACCGACCACTTCACCGACGGCGAGACGTACCGCGGCACCCTCGAGAGCTGGGACGAGGAGGGGTTCGTCCTCGACGCCGGCCGGGAGATCCGAATCCCCGTCGCCGGCATCGGACTCGGTGCCGGCTCGCCCGCCCAGATTCGCGACCGCTTCGGACTCGTCCAGCACCTCGCGCTCCGGTTCGTCTACGACGGGGACGGCGACCACGAACTCGCGGACGCCGAGCGCGACCGGCTGTACGACTGGACGCGCGGCGACGGCCGCGTGAACGTCAACAGCGCGACCCGCGGCGAGGTCCGGGCGACGGTGAACCGGGCGGGCCACGCGCAGGACATCGTCACGGTGGAGCGACTCGGCCTGCTCGAACAGAGCATCGTCTGCACCGAGGGAACCGACCCGCCGGGGTTGCTGGCGGCCATCGGGGGGTATCTCCCCGCCGAACTCAAAGCCGTCATTCCATGA
- a CDS encoding creatininase family protein: protein MQLAERTWPELGEYVAGESVAVVPLGSTEQHGPHLPLATDALIAEALAREAADRTGFLCTPPVRIAVSEHHRQFHGTMWVEPDVFRDYVESFSRNLTYHGVDRMVFVNAHGGNTQHLREVGRRLRRDRTAYAVEWMWDESIPELVRESFAHNGPHGGPKETAMIQHIAPDLVREGELEAARDGGVVDLPAATTGRFGARTYYDSSDNSPNGVFGDQTDATAEIGAELFEAASEQLVKLLGWLDDQPFSDLMPEPHVDPQPGSRRPER, encoded by the coding sequence ATGCAACTGGCCGAACGGACGTGGCCCGAGCTGGGCGAGTACGTCGCCGGCGAGTCGGTGGCGGTCGTGCCGCTCGGCTCCACCGAGCAGCACGGTCCGCACCTGCCGCTGGCGACCGACGCGCTCATCGCCGAGGCGCTGGCGCGGGAGGCGGCCGACCGGACCGGGTTCCTCTGTACCCCGCCGGTCCGGATCGCCGTCTCGGAACACCACCGGCAGTTCCACGGGACGATGTGGGTCGAGCCCGACGTGTTCCGCGACTACGTCGAGAGTTTCTCGCGGAACCTCACGTACCACGGCGTGGACCGGATGGTGTTCGTGAACGCCCACGGCGGCAACACCCAGCACCTCCGCGAGGTGGGCCGACGGCTCAGGCGCGACCGGACCGCCTACGCGGTCGAGTGGATGTGGGACGAGTCGATCCCTGAACTGGTGCGGGAGTCGTTCGCCCACAACGGCCCCCACGGCGGCCCGAAGGAGACCGCGATGATCCAGCACATCGCGCCCGACCTCGTCCGCGAGGGGGAACTGGAAGCGGCGCGCGACGGCGGCGTCGTCGACCTCCCGGCGGCGACGACGGGCCGGTTCGGCGCGCGGACGTACTACGACAGCTCGGACAACTCGCCCAACGGCGTGTTCGGCGACCAGACGGACGCGACCGCGGAGATCGGCGCGGAGCTGTTCGAGGCCGCGAGCGAGCAGCTCGTGAAGCTGTTGGGGTGGCTCGACGACCAGCCGTTCTCGGATCTCATGCCCGAACCGCACGTCGACCCGCAGCCGGGGAGCCGACGTCCGGAGCGCTAG
- a CDS encoding nascent polypeptide-associated complex protein, with product MFGGGGMNPRKMEQMMKQMGIDVTELDAEEVIIRTADEELVFGDAQVTRMDAQGQQTYQVVGSPESRAVGKGGDGGDAAIESGDDSGGEADEIPADDVEIVAQRAGVSTDAAREALEAEDGDLAAAISRLE from the coding sequence ATGTTCGGAGGCGGCGGCATGAACCCACGGAAGATGGAACAGATGATGAAACAGATGGGCATCGACGTGACCGAACTCGACGCCGAGGAGGTGATCATCCGGACGGCCGACGAGGAGCTCGTGTTCGGGGACGCCCAAGTCACGCGGATGGACGCCCAGGGCCAGCAGACCTACCAGGTCGTCGGCTCCCCTGAGTCCCGCGCGGTCGGCAAGGGCGGCGACGGCGGTGACGCCGCCATCGAATCCGGCGACGACTCGGGCGGCGAGGCCGACGAGATTCCCGCGGACGACGTGGAGATCGTCGCACAGCGGGCGGGCGTAAGCACCGACGCGGCCCGGGAGGCCCTCGAGGCCGAGGACGGCGACCTCGCGGCGGCGATCTCCCGGCTGGAGTGA
- a CDS encoding methyltransferase domain-containing protein, with product MSHAAVLLVHADSDREYLRTPGEELQTDLGVLTVPDDPDPGQIIETHLEEPFTVRALRGPDLFNHFERTGAPMMPRDVGLVVGHVGAQSGDRVLDAGTGTGVLSAYLGRLGAAVTTYERDPEFAEVARDNMALAGVDDRVEVRGGDVLEDLDALSGEEFDLLTLDTADAATVVEHAPELLTSGGYCAVYAPFVEDARRAEEAADAVGLLGVETLETIQRELHVDDRGTRPSTAGVGHTGYLTFARNG from the coding sequence GTGAGCCACGCGGCCGTCCTCCTCGTTCACGCGGACTCGGACCGCGAGTACCTCCGCACGCCGGGCGAGGAGCTCCAGACCGACCTCGGCGTGTTGACCGTTCCGGACGACCCGGACCCCGGCCAGATCATCGAGACGCATCTCGAGGAACCGTTCACCGTTCGCGCGCTCCGTGGTCCGGACCTGTTCAACCACTTCGAGCGCACCGGCGCGCCGATGATGCCCCGCGACGTCGGACTGGTCGTGGGCCACGTCGGCGCGCAGTCGGGCGACCGCGTGCTCGACGCCGGCACCGGAACCGGCGTGCTCTCGGCGTATCTCGGCCGGCTGGGAGCCGCAGTGACCACCTACGAACGGGACCCCGAATTCGCGGAGGTCGCCCGCGACAACATGGCGCTCGCGGGCGTCGACGACCGCGTCGAGGTTCGCGGGGGCGACGTGCTCGAGGACCTCGACGCGCTCTCCGGGGAGGAGTTCGACCTCCTCACGCTCGACACGGCCGACGCGGCGACCGTGGTCGAACACGCGCCGGAACTGCTCACCAGCGGCGGCTACTGCGCCGTTTACGCCCCGTTCGTGGAGGACGCGCGGCGGGCGGAGGAGGCGGCGGACGCGGTCGGACTGCTCGGCGTCGAGACGCTGGAGACGATCCAGCGGGAGCTCCACGTCGACGACCGCGGCACGCGGCCCAGCACCGCCGGGGTCGGTCACACGGGCTATCTCACTTTCGCCCGGAACGGATAG
- a CDS encoding transcriptional regulator TbsP domain-containing protein yields the protein MPARSLEATPSVAETLLATARDPLFVSPPPRLARSVARSVRTGKETARLFLTPADAEDLFDEFRTATAAAEAIDGDRLVVRTAPDIAESLTLGDGRAWVHVRADSTMSSLSTSDDEVTAAFREAFEIRWAEAADYRPEVPARDVLLDTFRDRWPDAARTLSGALDGAEAVREDDVLDPVGVCTLVGARHELFSIELGEWAREVNFSSRTEVARAKERLASADIVETRRVPEGVGRPRQQLALADEALGEVDPGELIPTVQERLGISR from the coding sequence ATGCCCGCTCGCTCGCTCGAGGCGACGCCCTCCGTCGCCGAGACGCTCCTCGCAACCGCGCGTGATCCGCTGTTCGTCTCCCCACCCCCGCGGCTCGCGCGGTCGGTTGCCCGCTCGGTGCGAACCGGGAAGGAGACGGCGAGGCTGTTCCTGACGCCGGCCGACGCCGAGGACCTGTTCGACGAGTTCCGGACCGCGACGGCCGCCGCCGAGGCCATCGACGGCGACAGACTCGTCGTTCGAACCGCCCCCGACATCGCCGAGAGCCTGACGCTCGGTGACGGACGGGCCTGGGTCCACGTCCGGGCCGACTCCACGATGAGTTCGCTCTCGACGAGCGACGACGAGGTGACGGCGGCGTTCCGCGAGGCGTTCGAGATCCGGTGGGCGGAAGCCGCCGACTACCGCCCCGAGGTCCCCGCGCGCGACGTCCTCCTCGACACCTTTCGGGACCGCTGGCCGGACGCGGCGAGAACCCTGTCGGGCGCGCTCGACGGCGCCGAGGCCGTCCGTGAGGACGACGTGCTCGACCCGGTCGGCGTCTGTACCCTCGTCGGAGCCCGTCACGAACTGTTCTCCATCGAACTCGGCGAGTGGGCCCGCGAGGTGAACTTCTCGAGCCGGACCGAGGTCGCGCGGGCGAAGGAACGGCTGGCGAGCGCCGACATCGTCGAGACGAGACGGGTCCCCGAGGGCGTCGGTCGTCCCCGCCAACAGCTCGCGCTCGCCGACGAGGCGCTGGGCGAGGTGGACCCGGGTGAGCTGATCCCGACCGTCCAGGAGCGGCTCGGGATCAGCAGGTAG
- a CDS encoding GNAT family N-acetyltransferase, translating to MDGGRIEEVTSDEGWDRALPVLQELWSDADESFVRSWRDEEDYRLFGRYVDGGLVGVVGVSVQRVVHHARHAWIHDLVVTESRRGAGHGAALLSFVESWARDRDCEYVALANRLGNESALDFYEAEGMEAWGYVVETEL from the coding sequence ATGGACGGCGGTCGCATCGAGGAGGTGACGAGCGACGAGGGCTGGGACCGGGCGCTGCCGGTGCTCCAGGAACTGTGGAGCGACGCCGACGAGTCGTTCGTCCGGTCGTGGCGCGACGAGGAGGACTACCGGCTGTTCGGGCGATACGTGGACGGGGGGCTGGTCGGCGTGGTGGGCGTCTCCGTCCAGCGCGTCGTTCACCACGCCAGACACGCATGGATTCACGACCTCGTCGTCACCGAGTCGCGCCGGGGAGCGGGTCACGGCGCGGCGCTGCTCTCGTTCGTGGAGTCGTGGGCGCGCGACCGGGACTGCGAGTACGTCGCCCTCGCGAACCGACTGGGGAACGAATCGGCGCTCGACTTCTACGAGGCGGAGGGGATGGAGGCGTGGGGGTACGTCGTCGAGACGGAGCTGTAG
- a CDS encoding transcription factor, translated as MAFEELLEDPVIQKYLHELVGPTGMPVAAAPPDGEVTDEELAEELGLELNDVRRALFILYENDLASYRRVRDEDSGWLTYLWTFQYDNIPENLEEEMYRLLEGLEQRESYEEDHQFYLCEVDSIRFEFEEAMEFGFECPECGSPLESMENSRLVEAMEWRIDQLREELNVEHDDAGAGA; from the coding sequence ATGGCTTTTGAGGAACTCCTGGAGGACCCGGTCATCCAGAAGTACCTCCACGAACTCGTCGGCCCCACCGGCATGCCCGTCGCCGCGGCGCCGCCGGACGGGGAGGTCACCGACGAGGAACTCGCGGAGGAACTCGGACTGGAGCTGAACGACGTCCGCCGGGCGCTGTTCATCCTCTACGAGAACGACCTCGCGTCGTACCGCCGCGTCCGCGACGAGGACTCGGGCTGGCTCACGTACCTCTGGACGTTCCAGTACGACAACATCCCCGAGAACCTGGAGGAGGAGATGTACCGGCTGCTGGAGGGGCTCGAACAGCGGGAGTCCTACGAGGAGGACCACCAGTTCTACCTCTGTGAGGTCGACTCCATCCGCTTCGAGTTCGAGGAGGCGATGGAGTTCGGCTTCGAGTGTCCCGAGTGTGGCTCACCGCTGGAGTCGATGGAGAACAGCCGCCTCGTCGAGGCGATGGAGTGGCGCATCGACCAGCTCCGCGAGGAGCTCAACGTCGAGCACGACGACGCCGGGGCAGGCGCGTAA